The Mytilus galloprovincialis chromosome 7, xbMytGall1.hap1.1, whole genome shotgun sequence genome has a window encoding:
- the LOC143083984 gene encoding uncharacterized protein LOC143083984 — protein MAKVDLKTAYRSVNLSSQSQEVTGLKWTFPDGTDYTFYDTKLPFGSKLAPHIFHRLSQAVRRMMSRRGFTIIAYLDDFFICETTKQRCIQALNILLALLRKLGFMINWSKVVDPTTKLTFLGIEIDSTAMELRLPGEKLSLLKHELAEFSKRKRASKKQLQSIAGKLNWASAVVHGGRVFLRRIIDAITPLKHDWHKAILHGEIRHDIEWWKKFLETFNGKSLILGKIPLSSVYTDACKQGGGGFFGCDWFYTNWENDFPVVKNLHINELEALAVVLAAQRWGKDWENKRVVIFSDNMTTVACLNKCTSRSKILMSYLRDLFWLSATYNFHITAVHVPGKVNIIADFISRLHEPNAFYHGSIILTGTPTNRLQTFIVRCRKIVKYLLINLTSFN, from the coding sequence ATGGCTAAAGTAGATTTGAAAACCGCTTATAGATCTGTGAACCTTAGCTCACAAAGTCAAGAAGTAACTGGTTTAAAATGGACCTTCCCTGATGGAACAGATTATACTTTTTATGATACAAAGCTCCCATTTGGATCAAAATTAGCACCCCATATTTTTCATAGGCTATCCCAAGCTGTCCGTCGTATGATGTCACGCAGAGGTTTTACTATCATCGCATACttagatgatttttttatttgtgaaacaACAAAGCAGCGTTGCATCCAAGCATTAAACATTTTACTCGCACTTCTTCGCAAGTTGGGATTTATGATAAATTGGTCAAAAGTGGTTGACCCCACCACTAAATTGACTTTCTTAGGCATAGAAATTGACTCTACTGCAATGGAGTTAAGGCTTCCAGGGGAAAAGCTTTCCCTACTTAAGCATGAATTGGCAGAATTTAGTAAGCGTAAAAGAGCATCAAAAAAGCAATTGCAATCTATAGCAGGCAAACTTAATTGGGCATCAGCAGTGGTTCATGGCGGGAGAGTATTCCTTCGCAGAATTATTGACGCAATTACCCCTTTAAAGCATGATTGGCATAAGGCAATCCTCCATGGCGAAATACGGCATGATATTGAATGGTGGAAAAAATTCTTAGAGACTTTTAATGGAAAGTCCCTCATTTTAGGAAAGATCCCCTTGTCATCAGTATACACAGATGCATGTAAGCAGGGGGGAGGGGGTTTCTTTGGATGTGACTGGTTTTATACGAATTGGGAAAATGACTTTCCTGTAGTAAAAAATCTCCATATCAATGAGCTTGAGGCTCTTGCAGTAGTCTTGGCAGCGCAAAGATGGGGGAAAGATTGGGAAAATAAAAGAGTCGTTATATTCTCAGACAATATGACCACTGTTGCATGCTTGAATAAGTGCACTTCACGCAGCAAAATTTTGATGTCTTACCTTAGGGACTTGTTTTGGCTCTCTGCAACATATAATTTTCACATAACAGCTGTCCATGTTCCAGGGAAAGTAAATATTATAGCAGACTTCATATCTAGGTTACATGAGCCAAATGCGTtttaccatggaagtattatattgacaggaactccaacaaACCGACTTCAAACGTTTATAGTGCGATGCCGCAAAATCGTTAAGTATCTGTTAATTAATTTGACATCTTTCAATTAG
- the LOC143083985 gene encoding integrase/recombinase xerD homolog — MFADSTKKTYMLYFRSYESFCRGLLIPMVPISKDNLARYIVFLTQRLCYNSVVNYLNIVRLLHEEAELPYPIDTHFVKGVLKGVKRVLGAEKRPKLPITPKILSGIFATIDLNESLDITFWAACLVAFFSFFRKSNLFTPSLQEFNPDRHLNRASVKFSKEGATLTLRKTKTIQNRERALEVPLPIIPGSPFCPCQALKLSFDICPSSHNLVSAFMFSSKSKLMPLTYNGFLARLKQSLKSLGYDSSKYSGHSFRRGGATFALECGVPSEIIQTQGDWKSDAYKNYLDPSFTHRQTVMNVFAKALPKMV; from the coding sequence ATGTTTGCAGACTCAACGAAAAAGACATATATGTTGTATTTTAGAAGTTATGAATCCTTTTGCAGAGGTTTACTAATTCCTATGGTCCCAATTAGCAAAGATAATTTGGCCAGATATATTGTTTTTCTTACACAAAGGCTTTGTTATAACTCAGTtgtcaattatttaaatattgtgcgCCTCCTGCATGAAGAGGCTGAGTTGCCTTACCCTATTGATACACATTTTGTCAAAGGTGTCTTAAAAGGGGTTAAAAGAGTTCTAGGGGCTGAAAAACGCCCAAAATTACCAATAACTCCTAAAATACTGTCTGGCATTTTTGCAACTATAGACTTAAATGAAAGTTTGGATATAACTTTTTGGGCAGCTTGCTTAGtagcatttttttcctttttcaggAAATCAAACCTTTTTACACCATCTTTACAGGAATTTAATCCTGATCGGCATTTAAACAGGGCATCGGTTAAGTTTTCGAAGGAGGGGGCCACTTTAACACTCAGGAAAACAAAAACCATACAAAATAGGGAAAGAGCTCTAGAAGTACCTTTACCTATAATTCCAGGTTCCCCCTTCTGTCCCTGTCAAGCTTTGAAACTATCATTTGATATATGCCCTTCCTCTCATAATTTGGTGTCAGCTTTTATGTTTTCCTCCAAGTCCAAGTTAATGCCCCTTACATATAATGGGTTTTTAGCCAGATTAAAACAGTCTTTAAAATCTCTAGGATATGATAGTTCTAAGTACTCTGGGCACAGTTTTCGTAGAGGCGGGGCAACATTTGCATTAGAATGTGGCGTTCCTTCTGAAATTATTCAGACACAGGGGGATTGGAAGAGTGATGCATACAAAAATTATTTAGATCCTTCTTTCACTCATCGACAGACTGTCATGAATGTCTTTGCAAAAGCACTTCCAAAAATGGTATAA